From Medicago truncatula cultivar Jemalong A17 chromosome 7, MtrunA17r5.0-ANR, whole genome shotgun sequence, a single genomic window includes:
- the LOC25497672 gene encoding proline-rich receptor-like protein kinase PERK8, with amino-acid sequence MATITLSPNGSPVALPPSSGAAVLPPTTSSQSNQTTNSPPPSVPPLSTTVPVTPPPSPSLSPPPPSTTPPPTSPPPASSPPPIVTSPPPALSAPPVVTSPPPTPAATAPPPAETSPSIPNLSPPPPSAGSPPPQPSKPPPSESVSPSPPPPAPKPPSTKPPPPTPQAKPPKSNTPSPPSHNAPPPSVSHTPPSPSTDVPPPSTSTVVPPPSTLPSTPPSVPSKSAPPRAVPSGSAAPPEASLPRPPRNETVAAGGPTVSLPSIPAEKPTARPTVDGSGNAATSNAPSNSGGLNTGGAVAIGVVVSLFVISLLVMAVLFVRKKKKGKVPIADYAAPSPFTSSHNSGTLFLKPQSPANFIGSGNGSEFVYSPSEPGGVNSSRSWFTYEELIQATNGFSEQNMLGEGGFGCVYKGLLIDGREVAVKQLKIGGGQGEREFRAEVETISRVHHRHLVSLVGYCISEHQRLLVYDYVPNNTLHYHLHDENAPVLNWPIRVKVAAGAARGIAYLHEDCHPRIIHRDIKSSNILLDQNFEALVSDFGLAKLTLDSNTHVTTRVMGTFGYMAPEYATSGKLTDKSDVYSYGVVLLELITGRKPVDASQPIGDESLVEWARPLLIEALNSEDFETLADPRLGKNYNRNEMFRMIEAAAACVRHSSVKRPKMSQVVRAFDSMDEFSDLNNGMKPGQSSVFDSAQQSAQIRMFRRMAFGSQDSSASSFFNESQSSYRTRDQDSTSIFPQNKSRSWNFRDDA; translated from the exons ATGGCTACAATCACACTTTCTCCAAATGGTTCTCCCGTTGCATTGCCTCCATCATCTGGTGCTGCTGTTTTACCACCTACCACTTCTTCTCAGTCCAATCAAACAACTAATTCACCACCTCCCTCAGTTCCTCCTCTGTCGACGACAGTGCCAGTAACTCCTCCTCCTTCACCATCTCTTTCTCCTCCTCCACCGTCGACTACACCGCCGCCAACATCTCCACCACCAGCATCATCACCTCCACCAATTGTAACATCACCGCCTCCTGCATTGTCAGCTCCACCAGTTGTAACATCACCACCTCCTACACCAGCTGCCACTGCACCTCCTCCAGCTGAAACTTCACCTTCCATTCCAAATTTGTCTCCACCACCTCCATCAGCTGGCTCCCCTCCTCCTCAACCATCAAAGCCACCTCCTTCTGAATCAGTTTCGCCGTCTCCTCCTCCTCCGGCACCAAAGCCACCATCTACCAAACCTCCTCCTCCTACACCACAAGCAAAGCCACCAAAAAGTAACACTCCTTCACCTCCTTCACATAATGCACCTCCTCCATCAGTTTCTCATACCCCTCCTTCCCCTTCTACTGATGTTCCACCTCCATCCACTTCTACTGTTGTTCCACCTCCATCTACATTGCCATCTACTCCTCCTTCAGTCCCTTCAAAATCTGCACCACCTCGTGCAGTCCCTTCAGGATCTGCAGCACCTCCAGAAGCTTCTTTGCCTCGTCCTCCTAGGAATGAAACAGTTGCTGCTGGTGGTCCAACTGTGTCATTGCCATCTATTCCAGCTGAGAAACCAACTGCTAGACCAACTGTTGATGGCTCTGGTAATGCAGCCACAAGCAATGCACCTTCAAATTCGGGAGGGTTAAATACCGGAGGAGCTGTTGCTATTGGCGTCGTTGTTAGTTTATTTGTCATCAGCCTTCTTGTCATGGCTGTGTTGTTTGTACGGAAGAAAAAGAAGGGAAAAGTACCGATAGCTGATTATGCTGCACCTTCCCCATTTACCTCGTCTCACAACTCAG GTACCTTGTTCTTGAAACCTCAGTCTCCAGCCAATTTTATAGGGAGTGGCAATGGTAGTGAATTCGTGTATTCACCATCAGAACCAGGTGGTGTAAATAGTTCAAGATCATGGTTCACATATGAAGAACTTATCCAAGCTACGAACGGATTTTCAGAACAGAATATGTTGGGAGAAGGTGGTTTTGGTTGTGTCTACAAAGGCTTGCTCATAGATGGTAGAGAAGTAGCTGTGAAACAACTTAAAATTGGTGGTGGACAAGGGGAACGTGAATTCAGAGCAGAAGTGGAGACTATTAGTCGAGTACATCATCGTCATCTAGTTTCTTTGGTTGGTTACTGTATATCTGAACATCAAAGATTGCTTGTCTATGACTATGTTCCCAACAACACTCTTCATTATCATCTACATG atGAAAATGCACCAGTTCTGAATTGGCCTATCAGAGTTAAGGTTGCCGCTGGTGCAGCTCGTGGAATAGCTTACCTACATGAAGATT GCCATCCACGCATTATTCATCGAGATATTAAGTCATCAAATATCCTTCTCGATCAAAACTTTGAAGCTCTT GTTTCAGATTTTGGGCTTGCAAAATTAACATTGGATTCAAACACACACGTTACTACACGTGTAATGGGAACCTTTGG GTACATGGCACCAGAATATGCGACAAGTGGGAAATTGACTGATAAGTCTGATGTATATTCCTACGGTGTTGTGCTTTTGGAGCTAATTACAGGTCGGAAGCCTGTAGATGCCTCTCAGCCAATTGGTGATGAGAGCTTGGTTGAATGG GCTCGGCCTCTGTTGATTGAAGCACTCAATAGCGAGGACTTTGAAACTTTAGCGGATCCAAGACTGGGAAAGAACTACAATAGAAACGAAATGTTTAGGATGATTGAGGCCGCCGCGGCCTGCGTGCGTCACTCCTCGGTTAAAAGGCCAAAGATGAGTCAG GTTGTGAGAGCTTTTGATTCCATGGACGAGTTTTCAGATCTGAATAACGGAATGAAACCGGGGCAGAGTTCAGTGTTTGATTCTGCACAGCAATCTGCACAGATCAGAATGTTTAGGAGGATGGCTTTTGGAAGTCAAGATAGTTCCGCTTCCAGTTTCTTTAATGAGTCTCAAAGTAGTTATAGGACTAGGGACCAAGACTCTACAAGTATATTCCCTCAAAATAAATCTAGGTCTTGGAACTTTCGAGATGACGCTTAA